The DNA sequence CGCGCACATGAACGGGGTCGCTTTGAATTTGGTGTAACGATAGTACGGGGCGATCACTTAGCGAGCCAACACCCACTAAGCTCCCTAAATAGCAGCTCTGCCCCTCAGCCCGATTCCGACGTTGCCTCATTTATCGAACTCTCGCCGCCGTATAGAGCCGCAGTTCGCAAATCTAGCTTTCAGGATGCCGAGATCTCCCTTGAAGCATGTGGCATTAATGCGCTCTCTATTCCATCCACCTTTAAAAGCTACGTGGCGATTGGAGTGTCCGGTGCGTTGCAAATAGTTGGAACAATACGAGCAATAAGCCCTAGCTGTATCGAGTTAACCGGTCAGGCGATTAGGGGGTTAGTCAGTAACACCACCCTCCCTGCTCCAGCCGCACTACTAGAGTTCGCTCCGGTAGCGCGCGAGTACTCTATCTTTATCGATAGAAGTGGCCAGTTACGGCTCGCCTCTCATGTAGGTTCCCGTATCCTAGAAAATCAACCCCTGGCTCGCAGGCTCCACTCCTTTACGGTAACGCCGCTTAGCGATCCCTCTGGAGCATTATCATACCACCTTGCAGTTAAAACTCGTGCTGCTCGCCCCTTTGAATCGCTCTTAATAGTTGGTCTTGCGCAACGGGGAGTCTGGAACGAGATCTTTCAGTAGTAGAGTAGTGAGAAGAGACGATGAATAGACCAAAAGCTACGGGTGTACATCAAGGGGGATTTATCCTACCGATCGCCCTGCTTGCCATGTTGCTTGTTGCGTTTGCCGCAAGAAGCCTACTCTCTCAGAGCTCGCACCTTGCAAGCCTGCTAGCTATTCAACGCGAGGGTGAGCGGCTGCACGATACTGCGCGTAGCGCTATTACAACAACCCAGATAGCGCAGCGTGAATGCGTTACCGTTAACGCCTCACATCATAATATTAGCAATAGCTGGCTCGCCTGTATGGAGGGGGCGGGCTCTCTAACAAGCTTTCCAAAAACTCCCCTACCAGCCGGACGGTTTGATTATAATCAGATCTTTTCCGCCGTCTCCCCCTGTCCTACCACGCCACTGGCTGTAACTAAGAGTAGCTTTGATTCGCCGACTGCCTCACACGACTGCACTTCACCCGCTCTGCTACAGGGGGATCTGATCGTGCGAGAGAACCTGAAGGCTCAAAATATTAGCCTCGCGTCATCAAACCAGGAACGGGCGATGCTTCTGGCAACACCTGGCTCGCTCCTGATAGAGAGCGCATTAGAGCTTAATGGAGATCTACTTATAGTAGCTGGGGGCACCGTAACGATCGGTGAGATAGTTAATCTATCCCCTAAGCTTATTCACGTTACCGTTGTCTCAGCTCTCGGTACTATTGATGTGCTGGCTACTCAGGGTGAGATCTCACTCCTGATCATCGGCAGTAAAACGCTTAAAGCGCCTACTACCCTTATCGTCCCGCCCTTTCCACTTCCCGCGCTGCGCCTTGCGGCTGTGCTCGGCCTCCTGCCGCTTAATCGGAGCGGGTCGTAGAGCAAAGACCGTTGGGGAGCGCCATGTTGGTCGCAAGGTGTCGGTTATCTCATCAATGCATATCTCTAACGTGCTACGACTGCCCTCACGTTGCAGCAATGCGCAGAACGCTCCTGCTCCATGTCCCTCGTGTGGAAAGAGGCGATAGCACGCCTGGCTTGAGTATCGGGAGAGATACGGGGCAAGAAGGTCAACGGTAACGGCATGAAACTCGGGAAAGGTTTTAAGAAACCACTCTATATTATTCTCGTTCTCCTCGCGCGAAAACGTACAGGTTGAATAGAGTAGAGCGCCTCCTGGCGCTACCGTTTTAGCTGAGTTGGCTAATATTCTGCGCTGACGCCCCTCGTTCATAGAGATAGTCGCGTGGTGGAAAGCTCCGGGAGCAGCTAACCCTTTCAGCAAAAGCGACTGACCGGAACAGGGCGCATCAACAATAACCACATCGGCACGGTGCGGTATGCGTTGGGCGAGGCTCTCCGGATCGCACGACGTGACTAGCGCTGGATCCATTCGACATCTTTTATAGTTTGAGATCAGCTGTAAGGTGCGCTTTCGTATGACCTCATTACCAATCACGATCTGCGGCGAGAGATAACGCGCACCAACGATGCCCTTTCCCCCTGGGGCTGCGCACATATCAAGTAAGATGCCGGTAGGTTGCGCCAACTGTGAGAGTGTAGCGCATGCAAAGGTTGAGGAGAGATCGAGGCAGTAGATCTCTCCATTCTGGTGTTGTTCGGATCGACCGGGCCTTTCCTCTGGG is a window from the Pseudomonadota bacterium genome containing:
- a CDS encoding RsmB/NOP family class I SAM-dependent RNA methyltransferase, encoding MGKKSPQKGSSISTNSISTNSISTNIEKVAQSLFEQGAERSSFLEAIAQGERAVTAVVRLRGEIQSKIQGEIAQVGNSATQRAAWLPDWISVAAPEERPGRSEQHQNGEIYCLDLSSTFACATLSQLAQPTGILLDMCAAPGGKGIVGARYLSPQIVIGNEVIRKRTLQLISNYKRCRMDPALVTSCDPESLAQRIPHRADVVIVDAPCSGQSLLLKGLAAPGAFHHATISMNEGRQRRILANSAKTVAPGGALLYSTCTFSREENENNIEWFLKTFPEFHAVTVDLLAPYLSRYSSQACYRLFPHEGHGAGAFCALLQREGSRSTLEICIDEITDTLRPTWRSPTVFALRPAPIKRQEAEHSRKAQRGKWKGRDDKGSRRFKRFTADDQE